A genome region from Hippopotamus amphibius kiboko isolate mHipAmp2 chromosome 1, mHipAmp2.hap2, whole genome shotgun sequence includes the following:
- the LOC130855802 gene encoding protein pitchfork-like isoform X2, with translation MCFNKPETLVNYSFGTCQQRKLFPHFHPPNLLGNKFLPLRGVPHRGPGCYIAEDYGLAYNLSKILTSKKGYAFGARTAVRFKPISKDMTPYPGMYQTVNPQEQTHKQNFAPFNALLPRFRTYSKDTCYPGPGTYNPEIKAPQKVTWPMKFGSPDWAQVPCLQKRTLKAELSTDRDFRKHRNRVAYLSLYYD, from the exons ATGTGCTTCAACAAACCAG AGACGCTGGTTAACTACTCCTTTGGAACATGTCAGCAAAGGAAGCTCTTTCCTCACTTCCACCCCCCCAACTTGTTGGGGAACAAGTTTCTCCCTCTTAGGGGAGTGCCCCACAGAGGGCCTGGATGTTACATAGCAGAAGAC TATGGCTTGGCATACAACCTCTCTAAGATCCTGACTAGTAAAAAAGGATATGCTTTTGGAGCCAGAACAGCCGTGAGATTTAAGCCAATCAGCAAG GATATGACACCTTACCCAGGCATGTACCAGACAGTCAATCCTCAGgagcaaacacacaaacaaaattttGCTCCATTTAATGCCTTGTTGCCTCGATTTAGGACATATTCAAAGGACACCTGTTATCCTGG ccCTGGCACATACAACCCAGAGATAAAGGCACCCCAGAAAGTCACCTGGCCAATGAAATTTGGATCTCCAGACTGGGCTCAGGTTCCATGTCTACAGAAAAGAACCCTGAAAGCTGAG CTGTCCACAGACAGAGACTTTAGAAAGCATCGGAACCGTGTGGCCTACCTAAGCCTGTATTACGACTGA
- the LOC130855802 gene encoding protein pitchfork-like isoform X1 codes for MCFNKPETLVNYSFGTCQQRKLFPHFHPPNLLGNKFLPLRGVPHRGPGCYIAEDKYGLAYNLSKILTSKKGYAFGARTAVRFKPISKDMTPYPGMYQTVNPQEQTHKQNFAPFNALLPRFRTYSKDTCYPGPGTYNPEIKAPQKVTWPMKFGSPDWAQVPCLQKRTLKAELSTDRDFRKHRNRVAYLSLYYD; via the exons ATGTGCTTCAACAAACCAG AGACGCTGGTTAACTACTCCTTTGGAACATGTCAGCAAAGGAAGCTCTTTCCTCACTTCCACCCCCCCAACTTGTTGGGGAACAAGTTTCTCCCTCTTAGGGGAGTGCCCCACAGAGGGCCTGGATGTTACATAGCAGAAGAC AAGTATGGCTTGGCATACAACCTCTCTAAGATCCTGACTAGTAAAAAAGGATATGCTTTTGGAGCCAGAACAGCCGTGAGATTTAAGCCAATCAGCAAG GATATGACACCTTACCCAGGCATGTACCAGACAGTCAATCCTCAGgagcaaacacacaaacaaaattttGCTCCATTTAATGCCTTGTTGCCTCGATTTAGGACATATTCAAAGGACACCTGTTATCCTGG ccCTGGCACATACAACCCAGAGATAAAGGCACCCCAGAAAGTCACCTGGCCAATGAAATTTGGATCTCCAGACTGGGCTCAGGTTCCATGTCTACAGAAAAGAACCCTGAAAGCTGAG CTGTCCACAGACAGAGACTTTAGAAAGCATCGGAACCGTGTGGCCTACCTAAGCCTGTATTACGACTGA
- the LOC130855802 gene encoding protein pitchfork-like isoform X3 yields MCFNKPETLVNYSFGTCQQRKLFPHFHPPNLLGNKFLPLRGVPHRGPGCYIAEDDMTPYPGMYQTVNPQEQTHKQNFAPFNALLPRFRTYSKDTCYPGPGTYNPEIKAPQKVTWPMKFGSPDWAQVPCLQKRTLKAELSTDRDFRKHRNRVAYLSLYYD; encoded by the exons ATGTGCTTCAACAAACCAG AGACGCTGGTTAACTACTCCTTTGGAACATGTCAGCAAAGGAAGCTCTTTCCTCACTTCCACCCCCCCAACTTGTTGGGGAACAAGTTTCTCCCTCTTAGGGGAGTGCCCCACAGAGGGCCTGGATGTTACATAGCAGAAGAC GATATGACACCTTACCCAGGCATGTACCAGACAGTCAATCCTCAGgagcaaacacacaaacaaaattttGCTCCATTTAATGCCTTGTTGCCTCGATTTAGGACATATTCAAAGGACACCTGTTATCCTGG ccCTGGCACATACAACCCAGAGATAAAGGCACCCCAGAAAGTCACCTGGCCAATGAAATTTGGATCTCCAGACTGGGCTCAGGTTCCATGTCTACAGAAAAGAACCCTGAAAGCTGAG CTGTCCACAGACAGAGACTTTAGAAAGCATCGGAACCGTGTGGCCTACCTAAGCCTGTATTACGACTGA